One Arachis hypogaea cultivar Tifrunner chromosome 18, arahy.Tifrunner.gnm2.J5K5, whole genome shotgun sequence genomic window, AGAACTCACTCTCCTTATGTTCTAAAAAGAAATGTTTATTGATGTTAGGATGATTGCATGGACCGTTGTAAGTTTCTATGAACAAAATATTCCAACATCGGAAGCAGATGATTTGGGCCTGTTACCAATTAATTATTGGCTGTTCACTTTATCTCAAAGCACATCGCCCAAAGAGAAAGAGAGTCTATCTCACATTCCACATTTCAGGCCCTTGCCTCTGTTTTCTATAGAATATCGAATTTTAAGTCCAAATATACTAACAAAGAAAAAACTAATCCttctcatattattattattattattattccgtGCATATGCAGCCGAGGTCTGGTGACATTTTCTGCTGTTGACCGAGTTTAGGCGGAAGAAGGCTAAACTGAAACACCAcggcgggagcacctgcaaaaagcactcTGACACTCAAGTAAGAATATGAGTTATGAGGAAATGAGGAAAATAAATTAGAGTGAGTTCTGTGACCTGTCTTGCTCCAATTTTGTTTGTATGTTCATATAGGCATTTTGGATTGTTCGGTTGGAGCTTGTTTAGGGATTCTCCGTTTTTGCCGAGGTTATCGCTATTGATAACGTTAGCTTTGTCAGTTGAGGTTCCGAGCTTTGCATAGCTCGTCCGGATTGTGTTGGttgttattatttgattttgtgccgAGATATGCGTTCGTTGGCCGAGGTATACGTTACGTACCATAGCCCCCAAGTTTGCCTTTTGTTTGTAAGAAAACAAAGGCGAGCTTTTAATTTCTCCGTGTACCTCGGTCATGGATATGTTGTCGGAGATGCTACTTCCCCCCGAACTTGCCTTGGTTTTCTTGGGAAAGAGAAAGTTGCGCATTTAATTGCCGTTTCGTTTCCTGCGCTGGGTGAAATGATTGATGTGAAATCGCGGTTCAGTTTTCGGTGACATCCTGGACGTTGGGTTTTACTGTGATATTTGGATGGCTAGGATTGATACGGTTTTATTTTAGAGCTAGAAACCGTTTCTGTTCCCCATGTTTTTATTACTTGAGTTGTCTTAGGTAATTCCCCCAGTTGTATTGTTGGTTTTTTCACTTTGCATCTTCTACAGAGGAAAAAGAAATGAGTAGCAAAGGTACGTTTTGAAGGATTCTGGTCCCCCtcttttctttatgttttttgTTTTGCTTGCTCTAAAGTTATGGAAAAGGTTAAGGTTACTGTTACAGAGGACGATCCTTGTAGCTGGGTTAGTGAGCAGGTTAAATGTTGTGTTTATAGGTTTAttgatcttgtgtctgtgaaggtTTTTGGGGTCTAATGTATGGGTTAGCGAAGGGCATAACATCAGGATAGAGATTTTACCCTGTGAGGAAAATGATCGTGTGTGTGAGAGGGTTAAAGGTTggtgttacttttatttttattcttgtttgctGACTGAGTTGGGTGTCCGGTTTTCATTTACAGATTTTGAGTGTGGTGTTTTGTTCTAGCTGAATTGTGCTCCCTCTCAGTTACATCCTAACTCCAGGGGTTTTGTTCGTGCTTTTGAAATCTTGATGCATATTCTGGAACAACCTCCCTCTCTAagggttttcttttctttgtttcagaCCAAGGGGGTTAGGCATGGTTTGTGGGTGAATTTTAGTAGCCATCCTCGTCGTTCTATTTTTTCTCTGTATAAATCTTCGTATAAAGACTTTAAGACTATGTTCGTCAAAGTTAGGAGTGTTGAAGATGAGTTTCCATTCTATTTGAATGAGTTTTTAGAGGAGAGGTTTCCTATTTCTTGGTCTTCTGAGCCTGTCTAGGTGCTTGATGTTGATGATAGGGTATCCGATGATAATGTTGTCTTGGAGTTTTTATTAGAGGCGTTGGAGTCGGGAGGATTGTTGTCTGTTGCAGAGTTGTTAAAGTGGGATTCAGATAAAGAGGCAGTTTTGGATTATTTAGGTAATTGGCTTTGATAATAATTTTTGGTATGGTGGTATGGTTGTTACTGACATTTGCCTTTTGTGATTTCTTGCAGCTGAAAAAGCCCCCACTATTACCACTGCTAGGCTGAAGTCATTTTTCAACTAGAGGAAGAAAAATGAGAAGGAAGAGTCGACAACCAATGTGGGCAAGGGGGTGGTGCTGCTGCCGTACAGCCCGAGGTTAATCCTTGTCCAAAAAGAAAAAGGGTGAAGGCTCGTGCCGAGGTGGTTGAGAGTTAGGAAGAAGACTCTCCTATTTTGCCGATTGTGGAAGCTGCATATGAGTCTCAAAAGAGGCTTCACGCGTATTGTGAGGATGACAATATGAGATCTCTATGGtcgagatttttcccttttgcgACCCTTGCTGATGAGCTGTGTCGCTTCCCTGAGGATTCGAAGATGATCGATGAGGTTGGCCGAGCTGGAACCAGCCGTTTCCTTCAGGTATCTTATTCCTTTATGTTTGTTTCTCCTAATTTATCTTGGCCTTATTGGTTGATGCCTTTTATCACAGGTTATTGGAGCTTGGATTGTTGCCATTGGAAGGGCTCAGGGGCTTGCTGTTGAGTCTGAGGTGAAAGATTTCGTTAGTGTTGCTGAGTTGTCTTCTTCTGTTCAGGAGAAGGAAAAGATAATCCTTGAGCTCTCTTCATCtctgaaagaaaaagaaaccaagCTTATTGAGGAAAAGCGGCTTCACTCGTCGGTTGCCGAGGGATCTAAGGTTTTAAAGTATGAGAATGGTCAGCTAGCGGCTCGAGTGAAGGAGTTAGAAAATGAAGTTTACGAGGCATTTGCTTAGGGTTTCGAGCGGGCTGCTTCTCAAGTTCGAATTCTATTTCCCGAGGTTGATGTTGGTAAGCTTGATGCTACGAAGATCATTGTTAATGGGGAGCTGATTGATGATGAAGCTGATAAGCAAAGTGACAGCTCAAGTATTAGGGATAAGATAGAATGAGGATTGTTAGTTTGTTGTTTTGGTTTGTAAGTTTGATATTTTGATGTTTTTTTAATATTGTCAAGGTTTTGGCATTTGTATGCTTTGAATATTGCCGACTATGTAGTTCGGTTGTTATGATTTTTTCCGAGTATGAAGCTCggtttagtttatatatatatatatatatatatatatatatatatatatatatatatatatatatatatatatatatatataggtttatATGAAGGATATGATAGTCATCATAGACTATGTTTGTTGCAAGAATTGATTGAAATAGTTATGTTATTCGTAAAATAGGATATGGCATCCGGCCTCATTAAAATCCTTTGAGTTTGAGTAAAACCCTGCTATTATGGGATAAAACCTCAAATGGGAAAAAGAGTACCTTCATCCGCTTTGATACATATCATGATTGGTATTTCCTCAAAGAGGAGACATTCCAGTTTCCTGGTACTAGATCTCCTAGGAGTGTTTCTAGTTGGTATGCTCCCTTGCCGAGAACTCTTTTGATTCAGAATGGGCCCTCCCAATTTGCTGCTAACTTCTCATGAGTTTGAGGCTTTCTTGCTTCCTCTGTGTTTCTGAGGACAAGTTCTCCACTTTCGAATGTTCGGGGAATCACTTTCTTGTTATGTCATTTTTGTATGAGTTGTTTCATTGCTTGTTGTTTTATTGCTGCTATCTCTCTTTCCTCGTTAATGAGATCTAGGTCGGTTGATCTTGCATCGTTGTTTCTGCTTTGATCATATAACTCGGCTTTTAGGGTTGGCATTCTGATCTCTACTGGTATAAGAGCTTCTACTCCATATACTAGTTTGAAAGGGGTCTCCCCTGTTGCTGACTGGATTGTTGTGTTGTAGCTCCATAGGACTTTAGGAATAAGGTCGGCCCATTCGCCTTTGACATCGTCCAACTTCTTTTTTAAGGCCTGCAGAATAACTCGGTTAGTTGATTCCACctgcccatttgtttgtggatgttCAACCGAACTAAAATGatgttttatgttaaaattttgtAAGAAAGTGGCGAGGTTATAATCTGTGAATTGTCTTACATTGTCAGAGATTATTTCTCTTGGTATGCCATAGCGGCATATGATGTTTTTCCAAAGGAAAGACCTCACCTTTTTTGCTGTTATTCGTGCTAGAGGTTGTGCTTCAATCCATTTTGAAAAGTAGTCTATTGACACCAAAAGAAACTTTACATGCCCTGGCGCTTTCGGGAAGGGGCCGAGAATATCTAGTCCCTATCTATCgaaaggccagcttacctctAGAGTATGCAACTTCTCGGCGGGTGTTGTTGAGATCGTGGCGTGCTTTTGGCAATTGTCGCATGCCTTTACTTTGGCTATGCAATCTCTTTTCATTGTTGGCCAATAATACCCTGTTCGTAGTATCTTGGCGGATAATGCTCGATCTCCGATGTGGTTTTTGCACACTCTTTCATGTGTCTCTACCATTACTATTTCGGCGTCATGTTTGCTGATGCATCTTAGGAGAGGTTGTGAGAATCCTCGCCTGTATAGGTTGTCTCCGACTACTGTGTAGAAGCTTGCTCTTCTTCGAAAGAGCTGTGGACTTTGTTCCTCCCTTGGGATAATTCCTGCTTTGATATATTCGAGGAAGGGTGTCCTCCAGTCTCTTACCTGTGTAGTACTCAATACACCATTTAGTTCAAAGCTCGGCTTTTCGAGTGTTAATTGTGAAAGTGTTGGTGTGCGTAATGGTGGCCTTGTTGTAGCTAGCTTAGATAATACGTCAGCTCTTGTATTTTGTTCTCTATTTATGTGTATGATTTCAAACtttagaaattttgaaataagatccTTTGTTATGAGCCAGTATCTCTCTAACaaaggatcttttacctggaaGTCACCTTTGATTTGTTGTACGACAAGTAGTGAATCGCAGTATACAGTGAGCTGAGGTATTTGTAGGTCCTGGGCGAGCTTTAGTCTGGCCAGCAgagcttcgtattctgcctggttgttgcTTGCTGTAAAGGAAAATTGTAGCGATTGTTCGACTATgacttcttctccctcttttaGTGTTACTTCTGCTCAACTTCCTTCTTTGTTTGATGCGCCATCTACATATAGTTTCCAGCTTTGTTCTCTTTGGTTGTTAGCTCAGAGATGAAGTCGGCTGGTATTTGCAATCTTGGATTTTTTCTTGGTTGATATTGTATGTCGAATTCAGAAAGCTCAACGGACCATTTTATCAGACGTGCAGCTAACTCGGGTTTTGTCAGGATTTGTCACAGCGACTAGTCTGTTCTTACTACTATCGTGTGGCTTTGGAAGTATTGCCTTAGCCTTCTTGCTGTGGTGACTAGTGCTAGGGCGAGCTGTTCTATCTTCGGGTATATGGTTTCTGCCGATTGTAGTATTCTGCTGACAAAGTACACCGgtctttgtgtttttcctgttTCGGAGACTAATACCGAGCTTATAGCATAGTTAGAAATTGACAGATATAAAAATAACGGTTTACCGAGTTCTGGCTTCTGAAGGATTGGTGGAGATGAAAAAACTTGTTTAAGCTCGGTGAAGGATCATTCACAATCTTCCGTCTagttgaattttttgtttttggagaTTGTCTGGAAGAAGTGGTATGATCGGTTCGCTACTGCAGGTAGGAACCGTGACAGTGCGGCTACCCTTCCTGCTAGTTGTTGTACCTCCTTTATCGTCTTTGGGCTATTCATTTTGAGAACAGCCTCATATttttctggatttgcttcaattccccgtGAGGTCAGCATGAATCCGAAGAATTTCCCTCCTTGAACTCCAAATGCACATTTTTCTGGATTAAGCCTCATGTTGTATGCTCGGATTTTTTTGAAGATCTCTTGTAGGTCGTCGCAGTGTGATCCTTGTGCTGAGGTTTTTGCTACCATATCATCTACGTAGATTTCCATGTTCCGACCTATTTGTTGGTGGAAGACTTTGTCCATCAGTCACTGATATGTTGCTCCTGAATTCTTAAGGCCAAATGGCATTACCTTGTAACAAAAATTTCCATATTCTGTTATAAAAGCTGTTTTGCTTTGGTCTTCTGGGTGCATGagaatctggttataaccagagtaCGCATCCATAAAGCTTAGCCTTTTAAACCCAGAAGCATTATCTACCAGTTTATCAATGCAAGGTAAAAGATAGACatcttttggacaagccttgttgagatttgtaaagtcgacgcacatgcgccatttacctaagttttttcttaccattaccacatttGAGAGCCATGTGGTGAAGCGAATTTCTTTGATGATGCCGGCATTGAGGAGCTTATTTGTTTCTTCGAGGGCTGCTTTCATTTTTTCAGTTCCTAGGTTCCTTTTCTTTTGGGCGATTGGTCTGCTTGTTTTGTCTAATGCGAGTTTGTGGCAAATTACATTTGGGTCTATTCCTGACATATCTGCTAATGTTCAGGCGAATAAGTCGGCGTTGTCCTGGAGCACCTTTATTAATTTTGATCTCTCCTCTCCTTCTAGACCTCATCCAATATAGGTGAATTGTTCGGCCTTTGTCGTCAGAGGAACTTTCTGGAGATTGTCTGTTGGTTGAGGTATTTCTTGAAAGTCCTCCCTGGGGTCCAGCTCCGCAAGGGATAATACCTCAGATGTGGTGTGGATTGCTTTCACCTCTTGGTTAGTCTTTGGTGTTATGTTGGTCTTCTTTAGGCTGGCGTTGTAACACTGCCGAGCTTGTTGACGATCCGAGTGTACCGTAgctattttgttattttgtaccTGAAACTTAACACACAAGTGTAAAGTAGATACTACCGCTCTGAAGTTATTCAGGGCGGGCCTTCCAAGAATAATACTATAAGGACTGGGACAGTCGACTATGAGGTACTGGACATCAATAGTTTTTGATAATGGGGGTGTTGCCCATTGTTGTTTTTAGCCATATGTGTCCTTTTATCGGAACCCTTTCTCCAGAGAACCCAACCAGTTCTCCTGATGAGGGTTGCATGGCTTTTTCAGATAGTTGCATTTTTAGAAAAGTTGAATAGAATAATACATCAGCACTACTACTTGGGTCCAAAAGGACCTTTCTTACCAATAATTCTCCTGTTTGGATGGAGAGTACTATTGGGTCGTCGAGGTTTGGGCCTGTTGAAGCTAGGTCGGATTGATTGAAGGTTATCTCTGGCTCTGCTGTGTCTTGTTTTGTTGTAGGTGTTGTACCTTCGATTGCTAGCATTGCTCAGTAACTTCGTTTTCAGGCTGAGTTTGTTTCACCTCCTCCTGCGTATCCTCCCGATATGTAGTTTATGATTCCTCTTGGCGGGTTTGGGGTTGTctatttttctttgtctttttctgTTGATCGTTTGTCTTGTTCTTTTTTGGCTTCTCTGCTTTTTTGCCCCTCGACGTACTTGTCCAGGAGTCCTTGCCGATCTAATCTTTCTAGTAAGTCTTTGGCTATTACGCATTCATCCGTTGTGTGCCCATACTTCTGGTGGAAAGCACAGTATTTGCTCCTGTCTACGAATCGCTGGTCTTAATAGCTTCCTGCCCGAGCAGGAGGTTTCACTATTTTGGTGTTGAGGATCTCCTTGATTATGTTCTCCCTTTTAGTGTTGAATCTGGTGTAGGTACCGAACTTTGGTGTGAGCTTGTCTGTTCTTTATTGCTTGTCGATCTGAAGGtcttctcttcctctcttctGGTTGGTTGCTTGTCCGCCTTTTGGGCTTCACGAAGTTCTTCAATCTCCATCTGGCCTGCGGCCCTTTCTCGGAACTCCTCCAGTGACTTTGGTTTGGTTATTGCGATAGTTTCTCAGAATTTGCCGGGTCGGAGGCCGGTTTTTAGTGCATGTAAGTGGAGTGCGGGGTCTAAGTCCAGAATCTCCATGGTGGCCTTGGCAAATCGAGTCATGTAGTCCTTTAAACTTTCATGTTGTCCTTGTTTGATTGTGCCGAGGTAGTCTAATTCGTGCACGTATATCCTCGACGCGCCGAAATAGTCGATAAAAGACCTCGTCAGTTCTTCAAAAGAAGAGATTGTACCTGCAGACAATTTAGAGAACCAGAGTAAAGCAGCACCATCAAAATAAGTAGGAAAAGCTCGGCAAAGTATAGGCTCATTATTAGCGCCGTTAAAAAACATCATGGACTGGAATTTTTTTATGAGTCCGGGGGTCACCAATCCCCTTATATGGCTCCAGGGAGGTGGGCAGCACAAAGTTCTTCGGCATTTAAAAATTGGTAATCTCTTCAGAGAAAGGATTGTCTAACGTCAGCTTCTCCTTTGGTGGGGAGATGTTTAGAGGATTTGTGTTGCCTAGGGTCGAGCTTTTAGAGTTTCCTTCCTCGTTCTTCCCAGCATTATTATAGGTGGACAACTCGGCTATCCTTCGAACTTCTGCCTGGAGTTCGGCAATCTGGGCTAGAAGCTCGGTTTGAGTAGGCTGATGAACTCCGTTATCGGCCATGCTGGAAAGTCGAAGATCCTGCAAAAGaaacaaagtgctaggtggaaaaGATAGTGGGGTTAAATAATTCAGGGCCCCACAGTGAGTGCCAAATGTTCCGTGCGTATGTAGCCGAGGTCTGGTGACTTCTTCTGCTGTTGACCGAGTTTGGGCGGAAGAGTTATACGTCGGCTGAACTACTGGAACACCATggcgggagcacctgcaaaaagcactccgacgctcaaataAGAATATGAGTTATGAGgaaatgtgaaaaataaattagaGTGAGTTCTGTGACCTGTCTTGCTCCGATGTTGTTTGTATATTTATATAGGCGTTTTGAATTGTTCGGTTGGAGCTTGTTTAGGGATTCTCCGCTTTTGCCAATGTTATCCTTATTGATAACGTTAGCTTTGTCAGTTGAGGTTCCGAGTTTTGCATAGCTCGTCCAGATTGTGTGAGttgttattatttgattttgtgccgAAATATGCGTTCGTTGGTTGAGGTATACGTTACGtaccaattattattattattattattattattattattattattattattattattattattataaacactaatttatttattaatttaattttatttattaaatttgtataaaagtaataaaagtaaaattaattaatatgaaaagttatttataatttaactGAGAAGTATAGAGTTTAAGTCTTGAAAATagtacagaaaaaaaaaactttttttatgaATTCTTTATGAAGAAagtattttataaaagaaaattgtGTACCAATTCTTTTTATATTATTCCCATTATAATATAGATTAGGATCTTACTCACAATTCCATAATAACTCTTCTTAAGAAcactataaaaaattatgaacatttattgcattaaatatataaatatgaaatttttattattttattaataagtgTGTTTATgacacttattattattattattattattattattattattattattattattattattattattattattattattattatatgtctgctgaaaagaaaaaataacagcGAATCTCTGATTTTATACAATGACATGGCTCATAAAGATTCATGTATGCTCCACAAAATTAGAAAGATGTAAATTTAAACGGGAAAAAAAATCCcagaaagaataatggaaaaagagcaagagaaaaagaaaataaaaataaaaaaagaaagaaaagtagaatacaaaaagaggagagagaaaaacaacctTAAAGAGAAAATCAGTGTTCCAAACGTAGGCGCCAATGTCCTAACTCCTAATCCAGAATCATTGATGGGACGATGGCCCTTTGCGCATAAAGGTTCTGGCGCCAAGAAAtttcccatcatcatcatcaactttGTTAATATTACACTCAACAAaaatatcattattattgtttCTTTGGATGCATGTCCAAGATTGCTTGATCATCAACAACGTTCAAGAACATTAGGCAATGTTTGCATTGATCCAAAATCACGTGGTTTTTTAGGTGATTTCCTTGGATCTTTGTCACATGCTAAATATATAGAAGACCCTTATTGAATCTTTGGTTCCCGGAAGATTTTAGATGCATTTGAAGCTATCTGTAATTGATTTCTGGTGGgttttccattttaatttttaaattattgaatttcATTAAATTCAATAGTAAGGggcttttttgtttttgtattttacttttccGGTTCATCAAATTCAGCCATATTTTATCCCAAAATTCTGATTATTTCAAGCTACATCATTGGAGGTTATATTGTGAAATTTGGGGTTATGCAAAGGAATAGAAGAATTGGGTTTGGCTATGGATGGTGAAAAATGGAACCATGTTTTTGTCATTTGGGATTTTGATGAAGGCAATGTAGAAGTATGTGCTTGTTGTGCATGTTTTAGGGTTTGATGAGATAATTAAGAAGCATAACAAGCACAGGTTGGAATGAAAATCCAACAATATTATTATATGGGTGTCATAAAGGCTAGCTTTTGCATTGTTTTGGTTCTTTATCTTGTGGGAGCAATTATTAGTcttgaagaaaagaggaagcaAGAAGCACAAGAAGAACTCCTTATCCAACTATTTGAtcctaaatctgaaatttttGATAAAGATACGGTGAGACTCACTTCACTAATTATTTCATTTTCCTTAGCTTCAAGTCCATTCAATATTTTAACCTCTAAAAAAATTAGCATAATACAAGAACatcagaaataaattaaaaaagagtaTACTTATTAATAATTATTGCTTGTTTTCTTCTTAACAATTAGATGGGCTCTAAAACTGGTTATAGTGTTCATGAATGCAGGCAGAGTTATTATGGACTACTTGCTGGGAGGATTTGATTAAAATTGAAGATCTTGATTCATGCCCCATACAATCACCAAGTAACACGAATGAAATTAGTTTAGAAAGAGGAATAATAGCTCAAAGAAACATTGAAAATGTGATTAACAATTGCCAACCCCAATTGAGGGAAGGTTTCCTTGATTGCTTGAGAAGACACAATCCCCTCATCCATGTCTCAAAGAACAGTTTGCATGCAAGTTATGTGAGATTACTCTCTTCCAGAAGAAACTTGGGTCATGTTTTGCTCCAAGATGTGTCAAGAGCAGAAGATGTTGGAGATGAATCGGtgcaaactaaaactaaaacggAAAACACTGCTCCAAAAGAGAGTGGAAGCGAACAAAATGTGTTTGTTATCGTAGGTATAACTGCAGTGTCATCATTTGGAATTGCAGCATTTGTTttcatattttgttgtagatGTAGCAGAGCAAATGTTGATCAAACTGATGAGAAACCTCTTCTCAGCTTGTGTAGGACTGACTACTCCAATGGTATCTACTTCTTCAAATttatcatatttataaaaatatattttaaatataatagaattttctaatctctctctctctctaatgcAGGGTCCTTTAACAGTAGAAATCCTCCGCAGGAGTCAATGAAAAAAGAAGACAGCATTGAGACTCTTATGTCAAGTAAAATTTTATTCgatgacaataaaaataaaaacttagcgCATGAAATATATTCAATGCGATTAGCAGGACCGTATGAAATAAGTTCGGTAGGATTAGGAGGAGCTGATGCTTCTGTTGCCGCTTCGGCAAGACCATCAATGGACTTGAAACCTCCTCCCGGCAGGGTTGGACCACCGTTACCTTTGAAACCTCCTCCTGGAAGGCCAAATCCTCCCTCCGACCCACCAATTCCTCCTCCTTCCGCTGATGAAAATAATCCTCCTCTTCCGCCTCCTCCTGCTGCTGatgctcctcctcctcctccaccgcCAAAGCCGAGTAATGCTCCACCACCTCCTGCACCGCCACCGATTAGAGGTGGTGGGCCTCCGCCTCCTCCACCACCAGATGGAAAAGGCCCTCCACCTCCCCCTCCACCAGGTGTGAAAGGCCCAGGCCCAGGCCCTCCTCCACCACCAGCACTTAAGGGAGGAGGTGGTCCACGACCTCCTGGACCACCTCCTCTAAAAGGTGCGATTGGTGGGAAGGCTAGGCCTCCAGGACGAGGACCCGAAGGTCCTGGAGGTGTTCCCAAGCCAAAACTTAAGCCTTTCTTCTGGGATAAGGTTCAAGCAAACTCAGATCAGGCTATGGTTTGGAATCAGCTCAAAGCAGGATCCTTCCAGTAAGTTTCGAGTTTCTTTTAGTTTTGCTTCCTGCTTTCTTGTTGCGACTACATTTGAGTTGAGTTGAATGGTATGTTCTTAACAGGTtcaatgaagaaatgatggagtcGCTTTTTGGATATAATGCTGCTCAAGAAAAATCTAAACCCGGAATGAAGAAAGAATCTCGTGAACAAACTCCTCAATATATTCAGATCATTGAACCAAAGAAAGCACAGAATTTGTCAATTCTGTTGAAAGCATTGAATGTAACACTAGAAGAAGTTCGTGATGCACTCCTTGAAGGTGGTTTTTTCTTCCTCATTCAATTATATATTTTACTTGCATGAATTCTTATAAATTTGTGTTGGTGATAGGAAATGAAATACCCCCAGAATTCCTAAACACTTTGTTGAAGATGGCCCCAagtcaagaggaagaactaaaGCTCAGACTCTTCACAGGGGACCTACACATGCTTGGACCCGCTGACCGATTCTTGAAAGCCATTGTCGACATTCCATTTGCCTTCAAACGAATCGAAACACTACATTACATGTGCACTCTCTCTGATGAACTCATTACTACTAGAGATTCTTTTGGAGTTTTGGaggtaatatatattatttttatatttaaaaaatatcaattacaaTATTTGATATTTATAATAATGATATGATACCACACTAGGTTGCATGTAATGAACTAAAAAGCAGCAGGCTATTCCTGAAGCTTCTAGAAGCGGTGTTGAAAACAGGAAACAGGATGAACGATGGAACATTCCGAGGCGGCGCGCAAGCATTCAAACTTGACACGCTGCTGAAGCTGTCTGATGTGAAAGGTGTAGACGGGAAAACCACGCTTCTTCACTTCGTGGTGCAAGAAATAATTAGAACAGAGGGCATAAGAGCAATGAGAATGTCAAAAGAGAGCCTAAGCTTTTCGAGCATAAAAACCGACGACCTTCTAGAAGATGTCAACTTAGAGAACGAAGACCAGTACCGGGACCTCGGTCTTAACGTGGTGTCCCGTCTGAGTAGTGAGCTTGAGAATGTCAAGAAAGCAGCGGCTCTGGATGTGGACGGTTTGATATCTACAACGGCCAGACTCGGCCACGGTCTTATAAAGGCCAGAGAATTTGTAAACACGGAACTTAAGACCCTGGAGGATGACCAGGGCTACTACGAAGTCACCAAGAGCTTCGTCGAGAGTGCGGAAGAGGGCGTCGCCAACTTGCTCCGTGAAGAGAAGAAGATCATGGCATTGATAAAGAGCACAGGTGACTACTTTCATGGCAATTCTGGCAAGGATGAAGGCTTGAGGTTGTTTCCGATAGTGCGTGATTTCTTGCTAATGTTGGATAAGGTTTGCAAAGAAATAAAGACTATACCAAAGAAACCACCACCGGCAG contains:
- the LOC112772643 gene encoding uncharacterized protein isoform X2, producing the protein MQAELLWTTCWEDLIKIEDLDSCPIQSPSNTNEISLERGIIAQRNIENVINNCQPQLREGFLDCLRRHNPLIHVSKNSLHASYVRLLSSRRNLGHVLLQDVSRAEDVGDESVQTKTKTENTAPKESGSEQNVFVIVGITAVSSFGIAAFVFIFCCRCSRANVDQTDEKPLLSLCRTDYSNGSFNSRNPPQESMKKEDSIETLMSSKILFDDNKNKNLAHEIYSMRLAGPYEISSVGLGGADASVAASARPSMDLKPPPGRVGPPLPLKPPPGRPNPPSDPPIPPPSADENNPPLPPPPAADAPPPPPPPKPSNAPPPPAPPPIRGGGPPPPPPPDGKGPPPPPPPGVKGPGPGPPPPPALKGGGGPRPPGPPPLKGAIGGKARPPGRGPEGPGGVPKPKLKPFFWDKVQANSDQAMVWNQLKAGSFQFNEEMMESLFGYNAAQEKSKPGMKKESREQTPQYIQIIEPKKAQNLSILLKALNVTLEEVRDALLEGNEIPPEFLNTLLKMAPSQEEELKLRLFTGDLHMLGPADRFLKAIVDIPFAFKRIETLHYMCTLSDELITTRDSFGVLEVACNELKSSRLFLKLLEAVLKTGNRMNDGTFRGGAQAFKLDTLLKLSDVKGVDGKTTLLHFVVQEIIRTEGIRAMRMSKESLSFSSIKTDDLLEDVNLENEDQYRDLGLNVVSRLSSELENVKKAAALDVDGLISTTARLGHGLIKAREFVNTELKTLEDDQGYYEVTKSFVESAEEGVANLLREEKKIMALIKSTGDYFHGNSGKDEGLRLFPIVRDFLLMLDKVCKEIKTIPKKPPPAAAAPAQAQAQSQAQAQAQAAPPAAPASNNNNEKQESGSSKTSSETRAAPPPPPIFRNRLPVVAERTGDFSSDDDSP
- the LOC112772643 gene encoding uncharacterized protein isoform X1, with the protein product MKIQQYYYMGVIKASFCIVLVLYLVGAIISLEEKRKQEAQEELLIQLFDPKSEIFDKDTAELLWTTCWEDLIKIEDLDSCPIQSPSNTNEISLERGIIAQRNIENVINNCQPQLREGFLDCLRRHNPLIHVSKNSLHASYVRLLSSRRNLGHVLLQDVSRAEDVGDESVQTKTKTENTAPKESGSEQNVFVIVGITAVSSFGIAAFVFIFCCRCSRANVDQTDEKPLLSLCRTDYSNGSFNSRNPPQESMKKEDSIETLMSSKILFDDNKNKNLAHEIYSMRLAGPYEISSVGLGGADASVAASARPSMDLKPPPGRVGPPLPLKPPPGRPNPPSDPPIPPPSADENNPPLPPPPAADAPPPPPPPKPSNAPPPPAPPPIRGGGPPPPPPPDGKGPPPPPPPGVKGPGPGPPPPPALKGGGGPRPPGPPPLKGAIGGKARPPGRGPEGPGGVPKPKLKPFFWDKVQANSDQAMVWNQLKAGSFQFNEEMMESLFGYNAAQEKSKPGMKKESREQTPQYIQIIEPKKAQNLSILLKALNVTLEEVRDALLEGNEIPPEFLNTLLKMAPSQEEELKLRLFTGDLHMLGPADRFLKAIVDIPFAFKRIETLHYMCTLSDELITTRDSFGVLEVACNELKSSRLFLKLLEAVLKTGNRMNDGTFRGGAQAFKLDTLLKLSDVKGVDGKTTLLHFVVQEIIRTEGIRAMRMSKESLSFSSIKTDDLLEDVNLENEDQYRDLGLNVVSRLSSELENVKKAAALDVDGLISTTARLGHGLIKAREFVNTELKTLEDDQGYYEVTKSFVESAEEGVANLLREEKKIMALIKSTGDYFHGNSGKDEGLRLFPIVRDFLLMLDKVCKEIKTIPKKPPPAAAAPAQAQAQSQAQAQAQAAPPAAPASNNNNEKQESGSSKTSSETRAAPPPPPIFRNRLPVVAERTGDFSSDDDSP
- the LOC140181257 gene encoding uncharacterized protein, with protein sequence MEIYVDDMVAKTSAQGSHCDDLQEIFKKIRAYNMRLNPEKCAFGVQGGKFFGFMLTSRGIEANPEKYEAVLKMNSPKTIKEVQQLAGRVAALSRKNTKTGVLCQQNTTIGRNHIPEDRTARPSTSHHSKKAKAILPKPHDSSKNRLVAVTNPDKTRVSCTSDKMAEYEALLARLKLAQDLQIPQLTVYCDSLLVVQQIKGDFQVRDWRTPFLEYIKAGIIPREEQSPQLFRRRASFYTVVGDNLYRRGFSQPLLRCISKHDAEIVMVETHERVCKNHIGDRALSAKILRTGYYWPTMKRDCIAKVKACDNCQKHATISTTPAEKLHTLEVESTNRVILQALKKKLDDVKGEWADLIPKVLWSYNTTIQSATGETPFKLVYGVEALIPVEIRMPTLKAELYDQSRNNDARSTDLDLINEEREIAAIKQQAMKQLIQK